In Equus asinus isolate D_3611 breed Donkey chromosome 13, EquAss-T2T_v2, whole genome shotgun sequence, one DNA window encodes the following:
- the LOC106821969 gene encoding olfactory receptor-like protein DTMT, whose translation MTGRNQTVVSDFLLLGLQIEPEQQNLFYALFLVMYVTTILGNLLIIFLIRLDSHLHTPMYLFLSNLSFSDICFSSVTIPKLLQNMQSQEPSIPYAGCLTQMYFFLFFADLESFLLVAMAYDRYVAICFPLRYSTIMSPKLCLSLVVLSWVLTTFHAMLHTLLMARLCFCGDNMIPHFFCDMSALLKLSCSDTRVNELVIFIMGGFILVIPFLLIILSYAQIVSSILKVPSARGIRKAFSTCGSHISVVSLFYGTVIGLYLCPSSSNSTVKEIAMAMMYTVVTPMLNPFIYSLRNRDMKRALGRVFCRKKILFSL comes from the coding sequence ATGACAGGAAGAAATCAAACCGTCGTCTCAGACTTCCTCCTCCTGGGTCTGCAGATTGAGCCAGAGCAGCAAAACCTGTTCTATGCTCTGTTCCTGGTCATGTATGTTACCACCATCCTGGGGAACCTCCTCATAATTTTCCTCATTCGACTGGATTCCCACCttcacacacccatgtatttGTTTCTCAGCAATTTGTCCTTCTCTGATATCTGCTTCTCTTCTGTGACCATTCCCAAGTTGTTGCAGAACATGCAGAGCCAAGAACCATCCATTCCCTATGCTGGCTGCCTGACCCAAATGtacttcttcctgttttttgcAGACCTGGAGAGCTTCCTTCTTGTggccatggcctatgaccgctatgtggccatctgcttCCCCCTGCGCTACAGCACCATCATGAGCCCCAAGCTCTGTCTCTCCCTGGTGGTGCTGTCCTGGGTGCTGACCACATTCCATGCCATGTTACACACCCTGCTCATGGCCAGATTATGTTTTTGTGGGGACAACATGATCCCCCACTTTTTCTGTGATATGTCTGCTCTGCTGAAGCTGTCCTGCTCTGACACCCGAGTCAATGAGTTGGTGATATTTATCATGGGAGGATTCATTCTCGTCATCCCATTTCTACTCATCATCTTGTCCTATGCACAAATTGTCTCCTCCATCCTCAAGGTCCCTTCTGCGAGGGGCATCCGCAAGGCGTTCTCTACCTGTGGTTCCCACATCTCTGTGGTGTCATTGTTCTATGGGACAGTTATTGGTCTCTATTTATGTCCGTCAAGTAGTAATTCTACTGTTAAGGAGATTGCCATGGCTATGATGTACACTGTGGTGACCCCCATGTtgaaccccttcatctacagcctgaggaacagagACATGAAGAGAGCCCTGGGAAGAGTCTTTTGcagaaagaaaattctcttctctctATGA